One Setaria viridis chromosome 3, Setaria_viridis_v4.0, whole genome shotgun sequence DNA window includes the following coding sequences:
- the LOC117848954 gene encoding uncharacterized protein isoform X1 gives MATFELYRRSTIGMCLTETLDEMVSSGTLSPELAIQVLVQFDKSMTDALENQVKSKVNIKLHPWKEFFHSPLPYSLGSSIYVAVSGGNLRNCPALLFCPNHSVILDVILISLCILISCINCCSGDCIRGHYGCDVSQTAILAVCHKTPKFQLLMFYSKGSDSYIKKVIQF, from the exons atggccaccTTCGAGCTCTACCGGAGGTCCACCATCGGCATGTGCCTCACCGAGACGCTCGACGAGATGGTCTCCAGCGGCACCCTCAGCCCGGAGCTCGCCATTCAGGTCCTTGTCCAGTTTGACAAG TCTATGACGGATGCTCTGGAGAACCAGGTGAAGAGCAAGGTTAACATCAAG ttgcacccttggaaggaattCTTCCATAGTCCCCTGCCGTACAGTCTAGGATCCAGCATCTACGTGGCCGTAAGTGGTGGGAACTTGAGAAACTGTCCAGCGCTACTTTTTTGCCCTAACCATTCTGTCATTTTGGACGTAATCCTGATAAGCCTGTGTATACTGATATCTTGTATAAATTGTTGTTCTGGTGATTGCATTAGAGGGCATTATGGTTGTGATGTTTCCCAGACTGCAATACTGGCAGTTTGCCACAAAACACCCAAGTTCCAATTGTTGATGTTTTATTCGAAAGGGTCAGACTCATATATAAAGAAAGTAATCCAGTTTTGA
- the LOC117848954 gene encoding transcription initiation factor IIA subunit 2 isoform X2, whose product MATFELYRRSTIGMCLTETLDEMVSSGTLSPELAIQVLVQFDKSMTDALENQVKSKVNIKGHLHTYRFCDNVWTFILTDAQFKNDDNTEQVGKVKIVACDSKLLSQ is encoded by the exons atggccaccTTCGAGCTCTACCGGAGGTCCACCATCGGCATGTGCCTCACCGAGACGCTCGACGAGATGGTCTCCAGCGGCACCCTCAGCCCGGAGCTCGCCATTCAGGTCCTTGTCCAGTTTGACAAG TCTATGACGGATGCTCTGGAGAACCAGGTGAAGAGCAAGGTTAACATCAAG GGCCATCTGCACACATACAGGTTCTGCGATAATGTGTGGACCTTCATCTTGACGGACGCACAGTTCAAGAACGATGACAACACCGAGCAGGTGGGCAAAGTGAAGATTGTGGCCTGCGACTCCAAACTGCTCAGCCAATAG
- the LOC117848953 gene encoding uncharacterized protein, which produces MELAIATASSSLVTGLRCRTTGSAAVAWPGRTSTARLCRRRAMPSKRGARLMVSAAGCKTCKGKGAVECPGCKGTGKNKKNGNIFERWKCFECQGFGLKSCPSCGKGGLTPEQRGER; this is translated from the exons ATGGAGCTCGCCATTGCCACCGCCAGCAGCAGCTTGGTCACCGGCTTGAGGTGCAGGACGACAGGCTCTGCTGCCGTCGCATGGCCAGGGAGGACTTCCACGGCCAGGCTATGCAGGAGGAGGGCGATGCCATCCAAGCGTGGAGCCAGGCTGATG GTCTCTGCAGCAGGTTGCAAGACATGCAAAGGAAAGGGTGCAGTAGAGTGCCCAGGGTGCAAG GGGAccggcaagaacaagaagaacggCAACATTTTCGAGAGATGGAA GTGTTTCGAGTGCCAAGGATTTGGGCTCAAGAGCTGCCCCAGCTGCGGCAAAGGAGGCCTCACACCCGAGCAGAGGGGGGAGAGATGA
- the LOC117849586 gene encoding uncharacterized protein isoform X1 — MQEVFNPPEMEGETEAKNGPCTSIRNDVVFEQDLGSSYQLWGNMKFEEHGQLLSQAKRDLSCVDYQARPVESNYVTDLRSHAYSEDPSPLGREYHRQKSCLPTSSCSCEKSSALEAAPSSPDALGHALGKMRTKINTLSARPDYFSSYPTTASHVRKHREVELDYGLDHSEHCYRRSGRVTAFSSHNGQSAGHCNEMVDYARGHHYVDDINPVSRQWCFDDGGPSLPRGLQYGDEIPSLSSKKYAPSRSSQWHYGPQTPLFSRRYEYGDEIPSLSPNWRYRDKIPSCSGHWCHDVGPHAPSRYRQGASHRNGHSRQNFSRINTNEQAKVTTSKHAFIKPRMVNRVANSSDHYRTNMKDNRCRNPEAVMDQVRGPRANKLNDASASSPVKDIMSPLVCREQFNRSDFSVQYKQAKFFMIKSYSEDDIHKGIKYNVWASTPNGNNKLDAAYHDAQILMKENGEKCPVFLFFSVNTSGQFVGLAEMLGPVDFKKTMDFWKDDRWSGFFPIIWHIIKDIPNRLFRHIILEYNDNRPVTFSRDTQEIGLLQGVQMLKIFKDHPQGASILDDFDFYEEKDSARGAQKRENPESTHQARFSEDLEPMGSLEASMESWSLYNNWD, encoded by the exons ATGCAGGAAGTTTTTAATCCACCAGAAATGGAAGGGGAAACAGAAGCAAAAAATGGTCCTTGTACTTCCATTAGAAATGATGTGGTTTTCGAACAAGATTTGGGTTCTTCGTATCAATTAT GGGGCAATATGAAGTTTGAGGAACATGGCCAGTTGCTATCTCAGGCAAAAAGGGATTTGTCGTGTGTG GATTATCAAGCACGGCCTGTGGAGTCCAACTATGTTACTGACCTTAGATCACATGCATATTCTGAGGATCCATCGCCACTGGGAAGAGAATATCATAGGCAGAAGTCATGTCTTCCTACTTCAAGCTGTTCTTGTGAAAAATCTTCTGCATTAGAAGCAGCACCAAGTAGCCCAGATGCATTAGGGCATGCATTGGGGAAAATGAGAACCAAAATCAACACCCTCAGTGCAAGGCCAGATTATTTTTCTTCATATCCTACTACTGCTTCTCACGTGAGAAAGCATCGAGAAGTTGAACTCGATTATGGTTTAGATCATTCAGAACATTGTTACAGAAGATCAGGCCGAGTTACTGCCTTTTCAAGCCACAACGGTCAATCTGCAGGACATTGCAATGAG ATGGTCGATTATGCCAGAGGACACCACTATGTAGATGATATCAATCCTGTTTCACGTCAATGGTGCTTTGATGATGGAGGCCCTTCGCTACCAAGAGGGCTGCAGTATGGGGATGAGATCCCTTCTTTGTCTAGTAAGAAGTATGCACCTTCACGCTCAAGCCAATGGCACTATGGTCCTCAAACCCCATTGTTCTCAAGAAGATATGAGTATGGTGATGAGATCCCGTCACTTTCTCCAAATTGGCGCTACCGAGATAAGATCCCTTCGTGCTCTGGTCATTGGTGCCATGATGTTGGGCCACATGCGCCATCAAGGTACCGGCAAGGTGCTTCTCATCGGAATGGTCATTCAAGACAAAATTTTTCCAGGATTAATACCAATGAGCAAGCCAAAGTTACCACAAGCAAACATGCTTTTATAAAACCTAGGATGGTCAACAGAGTTGCAAACAGTAGTGACCACTATAGGACCAATATGAAAGATAATCGCTGCAGAAATCCAGAGGCTGTAATGGACCAAGTTCGTGGGCCAAGAGCAAATAAATTGAATGATGCTTCAGCATCATCCCCTGTGAAAGATATCATGAGTCCATTGGTCTGTAGGGAACAATTCAATAGATCGGACTTTTCAGTTCAGTATAAACAGGCCAAGTTTTTCATGATAAAATCATATAGTGAAGATGATATTCATAAAGGTATCAAATACAATGTTTGGGCAAGTACACCAAACGGGAACAATAAGCTGGATGCTGCTTACCATGATGCTCAAATTTTAATGAAAGAGAATGGGGAAAAGTGTCCTGTGTTCCTATTCTTCTCG GTTAACACCAGCGGACAGTTTGTAGGGTTGGCTGAAATGTTAGGCCCTGTTGATTTCAAGAAGACCATGGATTTTTGGAAAGACGATAGATGGAGTGGTTTTTTCCCTATAATATGGCATATTATAAAGGACATTCCAAATCGGCTGTTCAGGCATATAATTCTTGAATACAATGATAACAGACCAGTTACATTTAGTAGGGACACTCAGGAG ATTGGGTTGCTGCAAGGTGTGCAAATGTTGAAAATTTTCAAGGATCATCCTCAGGGAGCATCAATTCTGGATGATTTTGATTTTTATGAAGAAAAAGATAGTGCACGCGGTGCTCAAAAGAGAGAAAATCCAGAGTCAACACATCAAGCTAGATTCTCTGAAGACTTGGAGCCGATG GGAAGTTTGGAGGCAAGCATGGAGAGCTGGAGTTTGTACAACAATTGGGACTAA
- the LOC117849586 gene encoding uncharacterized protein isoform X2, whose amino-acid sequence MEGETEAKNGPCTSIRNDVVFEQDLGSSYQLWGNMKFEEHGQLLSQAKRDLSCVDYQARPVESNYVTDLRSHAYSEDPSPLGREYHRQKSCLPTSSCSCEKSSALEAAPSSPDALGHALGKMRTKINTLSARPDYFSSYPTTASHVRKHREVELDYGLDHSEHCYRRSGRVTAFSSHNGQSAGHCNEMVDYARGHHYVDDINPVSRQWCFDDGGPSLPRGLQYGDEIPSLSSKKYAPSRSSQWHYGPQTPLFSRRYEYGDEIPSLSPNWRYRDKIPSCSGHWCHDVGPHAPSRYRQGASHRNGHSRQNFSRINTNEQAKVTTSKHAFIKPRMVNRVANSSDHYRTNMKDNRCRNPEAVMDQVRGPRANKLNDASASSPVKDIMSPLVCREQFNRSDFSVQYKQAKFFMIKSYSEDDIHKGIKYNVWASTPNGNNKLDAAYHDAQILMKENGEKCPVFLFFSVNTSGQFVGLAEMLGPVDFKKTMDFWKDDRWSGFFPIIWHIIKDIPNRLFRHIILEYNDNRPVTFSRDTQEIGLLQGVQMLKIFKDHPQGASILDDFDFYEEKDSARGAQKRENPESTHQARFSEDLEPMGSLEASMESWSLYNNWD is encoded by the exons ATGGAAGGGGAAACAGAAGCAAAAAATGGTCCTTGTACTTCCATTAGAAATGATGTGGTTTTCGAACAAGATTTGGGTTCTTCGTATCAATTAT GGGGCAATATGAAGTTTGAGGAACATGGCCAGTTGCTATCTCAGGCAAAAAGGGATTTGTCGTGTGTG GATTATCAAGCACGGCCTGTGGAGTCCAACTATGTTACTGACCTTAGATCACATGCATATTCTGAGGATCCATCGCCACTGGGAAGAGAATATCATAGGCAGAAGTCATGTCTTCCTACTTCAAGCTGTTCTTGTGAAAAATCTTCTGCATTAGAAGCAGCACCAAGTAGCCCAGATGCATTAGGGCATGCATTGGGGAAAATGAGAACCAAAATCAACACCCTCAGTGCAAGGCCAGATTATTTTTCTTCATATCCTACTACTGCTTCTCACGTGAGAAAGCATCGAGAAGTTGAACTCGATTATGGTTTAGATCATTCAGAACATTGTTACAGAAGATCAGGCCGAGTTACTGCCTTTTCAAGCCACAACGGTCAATCTGCAGGACATTGCAATGAG ATGGTCGATTATGCCAGAGGACACCACTATGTAGATGATATCAATCCTGTTTCACGTCAATGGTGCTTTGATGATGGAGGCCCTTCGCTACCAAGAGGGCTGCAGTATGGGGATGAGATCCCTTCTTTGTCTAGTAAGAAGTATGCACCTTCACGCTCAAGCCAATGGCACTATGGTCCTCAAACCCCATTGTTCTCAAGAAGATATGAGTATGGTGATGAGATCCCGTCACTTTCTCCAAATTGGCGCTACCGAGATAAGATCCCTTCGTGCTCTGGTCATTGGTGCCATGATGTTGGGCCACATGCGCCATCAAGGTACCGGCAAGGTGCTTCTCATCGGAATGGTCATTCAAGACAAAATTTTTCCAGGATTAATACCAATGAGCAAGCCAAAGTTACCACAAGCAAACATGCTTTTATAAAACCTAGGATGGTCAACAGAGTTGCAAACAGTAGTGACCACTATAGGACCAATATGAAAGATAATCGCTGCAGAAATCCAGAGGCTGTAATGGACCAAGTTCGTGGGCCAAGAGCAAATAAATTGAATGATGCTTCAGCATCATCCCCTGTGAAAGATATCATGAGTCCATTGGTCTGTAGGGAACAATTCAATAGATCGGACTTTTCAGTTCAGTATAAACAGGCCAAGTTTTTCATGATAAAATCATATAGTGAAGATGATATTCATAAAGGTATCAAATACAATGTTTGGGCAAGTACACCAAACGGGAACAATAAGCTGGATGCTGCTTACCATGATGCTCAAATTTTAATGAAAGAGAATGGGGAAAAGTGTCCTGTGTTCCTATTCTTCTCG GTTAACACCAGCGGACAGTTTGTAGGGTTGGCTGAAATGTTAGGCCCTGTTGATTTCAAGAAGACCATGGATTTTTGGAAAGACGATAGATGGAGTGGTTTTTTCCCTATAATATGGCATATTATAAAGGACATTCCAAATCGGCTGTTCAGGCATATAATTCTTGAATACAATGATAACAGACCAGTTACATTTAGTAGGGACACTCAGGAG ATTGGGTTGCTGCAAGGTGTGCAAATGTTGAAAATTTTCAAGGATCATCCTCAGGGAGCATCAATTCTGGATGATTTTGATTTTTATGAAGAAAAAGATAGTGCACGCGGTGCTCAAAAGAGAGAAAATCCAGAGTCAACACATCAAGCTAGATTCTCTGAAGACTTGGAGCCGATG GGAAGTTTGGAGGCAAGCATGGAGAGCTGGAGTTTGTACAACAATTGGGACTAA
- the LOC117849587 gene encoding MACPF domain-containing protein At4g24290 — protein sequence MALKASAQGAAEAAIAAIGRGYDVVSDVRLKYCKGKLADPDARLIDLSRDEVQDVVLPGGIKVDAVPKSIKCDKGERTRFRSDVLSFQQMSELFNRELSLTGKIPCGMFNSMFDFSGCWQKDAAATKSLAFDGWYISLYKVALSKSRILLRDHVTQAVPSTWDPAALARFIEKFGTHLVVGIKMGGKDVIYLKQQHSSSLQPAVVQKRLKDMSDRRFLDANGHYDMSIKDAYGKDKSDAREQRLRFVQSSPSSSYCSKEDLVMVVKRRGGREWDKEMPHSEWINTVQLEPDVISMTFLPITSLLNGVPGCGFLNHAINLYLRYKPPIEELHQFLEFQLPRQWAPVYSDLPLGPQRKRQSSASLSLSFMGPRLYVCTNMVDVGERPVTGLRLYLEGKKSNMLAIHLQHLCSLPQILQLQDDPYNHRTPEPYDSKYLEPFGSWKRFSHVYTEPVESDDDSSIVTGAQLQVSSHGLRKILFLRLHFSKVINAASVKNPEWEGSPNLGQKSGLISTLISTHFSTAAQKPAPRPADVIINSAVYPGGPPVPVQAPKLLKFVDTAEMLRGPQDTPGYWVVSGAKLQLERGKLSLRVKYSLLTAMVPDDEYPLDEHS from the exons ATGGCGCTTAAGGCCTCGGCTCAgggcgccgcggaggcggccaTAGCGGCCATCGGCCGCGGCTACGATGTCGTCTCGGACGTCCGCCTCAAGTACTGCAAGGGCAAGCTCGCGGACCCGGACGCGCGCCTCATTGACCTCAGCCGCGATGAGGTCCAGGACGTCGTGCTCCCCGGCGGGATCAAGGTCGACGCCGTCCCCAAGTCCATCAAGTGCGACAAGGGCGAGCGGACGCGCTTCCGCTCCGATGTCCTCTCCTTTCAGCAG ATGTCTGAGCTGTTCAACCGGGAGCTTTCGTTGACTGGGAAAATTCCATGTGGCATGTTCAATAGCATGTTTGATTTTTCTGGCTGCTGGCAGAAAGATGCGGCTGCCACCAAGTCGCTTGCTTTCGATGGCTGGTACATTTCGCTGTATAAGGTTGCGCTATCCAAGTCTCGTATTCTACTGCGTGATCATGTTACTCAAGCAGTGCCTTCAACCTGGGATCCTGCTGCTCTGGCAAG GTTCATTGAAAAGTTTGGAACCCACTTAGTTGTTGGTATAAAAATGGGAGGGAAAGATGTTATTTATTTGAAACAACAGCATTCGTCAAGCCTGCAACCAGCTGTTGTTCAGAAACGACTCAAGGACATGTCAGACAGGAGATTTCTGGATGCAAATGGACACTATGATATGAGTATCAAGGATGCATATGGGAAGGATAAG AGTGATGCAAGAGAGCAGCGGCTAAGATTTGTGCAATCAAGCCCATCAAGTTCTTACTGCTCGAAGGAG GACTTGGTGATGGTGGTTAAGCGGAGAGGTGGAAGGGAATGGGACAAAGAGATGCCTCACAGTGAATGGATAAACACTGTTCAATTAGAACCTGATGTCATCTCGATGACCTTTCTACCTATTACTTCATTATTGAATGGAGTACCTGGCTGTGGGTTTCTGAATCATGCAATTAATCTGTACCTACGCT ATAAGCCTCCAATTGAAGAACTTCACCAATTTTTGGAGTTCCAGCTACCAAGGCAGTGGGCACCTGTGTACAGTGACCTCCCCCTTGGCCCTCAGAGGAAGAGACAGAGTAGTGCATCTTTGTCCTTAAGTTTCATGGGACCAAGGCTATATGTCTGCACGAATATG GTTGATGTGGGTGAAAGACCTGTTACTGGACTGCGGTTGTATCttgaaggaaagaaaagcaacATGTTGGCTATCCATCTTCAGCATCTATGCTCCCTTCCTCAGATTCTGCAGCTTCAGGATGACCCATACAACCACCGAACACCAGAACCATATGACAGCAAGTACTTAGAACCATTTGGATCCTGGAAGCGGTTCTCTCATGTCTACACGGAACCAGTGGAGTCTGATGACGACTCCTCAATCGTGACCGGGGCACAGTTACAGGTCAGCAGCCATGGGTTGAGGAAAatcctcttcctccgcctccattTCTCCAAAGTTATCAATGCTGCATCGGTCAAGAATCCCGAATGGGAAGGATCGCCGAATCTGGGCCAGAAGTCCGGACTCATCTCGACTCTAATTAGCACTCATTTCTCGACAGCGGCTCAGAAGCCTGCCCCTCGCCCAGCTGATGTGATCATCAACTCGGCTGTGTACCCTGGCGGTCCACCTGTGCCTGTGCAGGCACCAAAGCTCCTCAAGTTTGTGGACACAGCAGAGATGTTACGGGGACCACAGGACACACCGGGATACTGGGTGGTCTCTGGTGCAAAACTGCAGCTTGAGAGGGGCAAGCTGTCGCTGCGGGTGAAGTACTCGCTCTTGACAGCCATGGTACCTGATGATGAGTATCCACTTGATGAACATAGTTGA